The nucleotide sequence TCGTTTAGCGTGAGCATCGAGTGCACCGGGTTGAACCGCCTGGGCGCACCGCCTTCCTGCGGCGAGCCCGCACCGAGCGGCATGGTCAGGCTGATGGACCACCCGGTGCGCACCGCCGCCGCGCCGCGACGGGCGGCCTCCGCATCGATCAGGTTGGCGGTGCCCCGCTCGTCCTGCTCACCCCACCGGCCCCAGTTGCTGACCCTGGCGGCCAGCTCCTGCAGCTCCGCCGAGAGCGGCATCAGAACGTGAGCACACCACGGGCCAGCTCGCCGTGGTGCATGTCGTCGATGGTGCGCTGCACGTCCTCGAGCGGGTACGTGCGGGTCACCAGCTCGTCCAACTTCAGCCTGCCGGCCAGGTACAGCTCGACGAACAGCGGGATGTCCTTGTGCGGACGGCCCGCGCCGTAGCGGCACCCCATGATCGTCTTGTCGTTGTAGAGGGTGCTCACCTGGAACGCCGCCTCGGTGCCGAACTTGGGCACGCCGAGGATCACACAGGTGCCACCCCAGTCGAGCAGGTCGATCGCCTGGCGGATGAGCGCCGGATGACCCACACACTCGAACGACACGTCGACCCCGTTCGGGCAGATCTCCTTCACCGCCTCCGCGGTGTCGACCTGGGAGGCGTCGATGAAGTGGGTGGCCCCGAACTGCTTGGCCAGCTCGCCCTTCTTCGGGTTGGTGTCGACCGCGATGATCGGCAACGCATCGGCGAGGGCACAGCCCTGGATGACGTTCAGCCCGATGCCACCGACACCGATCACCACCACGCTCTGGCCGTGGGTGACCTTCGCCCGGTTGAACACCGCGCCCACCCCGGTGATCACCCCGCAGCCGAGCAGGGAAGCCACCTCGAAGGAGACCTCCTTGCTGATCGGCACGCACTGGCGGCCCTTCACGATGGTCTCCTCGGCGAACGCCCCGATGTTCGCGAACTGCAACACCTTGCGGTCACCCTGGCGGAACGGGGCCGACATCTTCCCGATCGACTCGCGGCAGTGCGTGGGGCGACCGCTGTCGCAGGCGGCGCAGGCGCCGCAGTTCGACAGGGTCGAGATCACCACGTGGTCGCCGAGTTGCAGGCCGGTGACGCCTTCGCCGATCTCGGTGACCACCCCCGCGCCCTCGTGACCGAGCACCACCGGGGTCGGGAACGGGATGGTTCCGTCGATCACGCTCACGTCGCTGTGGCAGACCCCCGCCGCTTCGATCCGCACCCGGACCTCGCCGGCGCGCAGGTCACGGGTCGACAGGTCGGTGGCGACCACCAAGCCGCTC is from Rhabdothermincola sediminis and encodes:
- a CDS encoding Zn-dependent alcohol dehydrogenase yields the protein MRGVVFDESGLVVATDLSTRDLRAGEVRVRIEAAGVCHSDVSVIDGTIPFPTPVVLGHEGAGVVTEIGEGVTGLQLGDHVVISTLSNCGACAACDSGRPTHCRESIGKMSAPFRQGDRKVLQFANIGAFAEETIVKGRQCVPISKEVSFEVASLLGCGVITGVGAVFNRAKVTHGQSVVVIGVGGIGLNVIQGCALADALPIIAVDTNPKKGELAKQFGATHFIDASQVDTAEAVKEICPNGVDVSFECVGHPALIRQAIDLLDWGGTCVILGVPKFGTEAAFQVSTLYNDKTIMGCRYGAGRPHKDIPLFVELYLAGRLKLDELVTRTYPLEDVQRTIDDMHHGELARGVLTF